CCTTTTTCCTCGCGGTCCACTGCGATGAATATTCCCTTGAGCTGGACGTTCGCTGCGGATTTGAGCTTCGCAATCGCTTCCTCTTTCGTCCCTCCGGTGGTCATCACGTCGTCCACCATCACCAGCTTTTGGAGTTCGCGCGGGCCGTCGCCCACAAAGGCGCTCTTGTCCCCGTGCTCCTTCATCTCTTTTCGGTCAAAAAGCCAAGTCTTTTCCATCTTCAGCTTCTTGTGCATGCCGATGCTCACGGAAACCGCGAGCGGGATTCCCTTGTACGCGGGGCCGTAAACCGTGTCGAAATCGTCGCCCAGCTCCTTTTTCATCTTCTGCGCGAAAAATACCCCTAGCTCGTAGCTGGTTTTTCCGGAATTGAGCATGCCCATGTTGATGAAGTAGGGGCTTTTTCTCCCGCTTTTCAATGTGAAATCCCCGAATTTCAGGACATCGTTCTTAACCAGGAATTCTATGAATTTTCTGTTCATTTTTTCACCACTGGATTTGCAATCAGGAATATTAAACGTCGCGCCGGCTTTTATTGGTTTTCCTTCCGCCCAAAAAACGCGGCAGGCGGTTTTCCCGCGTTCCTTTTTCCCTGGATTCATGCCTCCAGCTTACGCCTTTTTCCGCAGCTTCCTGCAGCATTCTCCCTACGCTTTCCGAATTCAGTTCACCAAGGCCGAGCGCCTTTTTCACGCTCTCTTCAACCTTGCGCCCGTGCGAACTCAATCCGGTAAAATTCAGCCAGGCCTGTATGCAGCTCTGCTTCCTTACTCGCGCCCAATCCTCGTCGCCAACTTTGTCGAATATGCGCAGTGAAGACAGGTAGTTGAGATGGTCTTCTGTTTTTATAGGCACGCGGGAAACAGGATAAACCGCCTGCTCCAAACGTGAGAGCATGTCTTCGTGGGACATCGCATGGTCTAATCCGAGAAATTCAAGCATCGAGTTGCGGGGTTTCGCGAATTCCCTCTCCTGGAGCCATTCTTCCACGAGCGCGCGGGCTTCAGAGCGGGGGAATATGCGGAGGGATTTAATGTAAATCAGGTGCTGTTTCACATCAGTTTCAAGTTGTTCTCCAGGCATCGCACCACTATTTAGTCCTGAGCTTCGCGCCTTCGCGCACTGCCTTCACCATTTCCCTGACTTTCTGCACGCTCGCACTCTCCTCGAACGCCGTGCCGACCTGTATTATGTCCGCGCCGGACTTGAGCACGTTTTTCGCCTGCTCAGGGGTTTTTATCCCGCCTGCGACAACGTACGGAACCTCAAGGACCGAGGAAACGGCTTTCACCATCTCAAGGGGGATGTGGCCTGAAGCCGGATTGCTTCCTGCATCGGTGATTATGAATCTGAAGCCCATGTATTGCGCCCCGAGCGCCATCGCGGCCGCGAGTTTTGGCTTATCCCTGGGAATGAGGTTTGCCTCCCCAACCCAGCCCACTGTGCCTCCGGGCTCCACCACGATGTATCCTACTGGGAGCGGCTCTATACCGTATTGCTTAACGGTAGGGGCAGCGAGCATCTGCGCGCGCGTAATCCAATACGTGTTTTTGGAGTTGAGCATGGACATGAAGTAGAGCGCGTCCGCGTATTTCGTCACGGTGCCTATGTTGCCCGGGAAAAGCACGACTGGAACGTTCACATCCTCCTTTATCCTTTTCGTGACCGTATCAAGAAGCTCGCCCTGCACCCCGGTGCTTCCGCCAACCAGGATTATGTCCGCGCCGCCTTCGTTTGCATTTTTTGCGGATTTCACCGCTGAATCCAAATCCTTGTAATCCAGCGGGTCTATCACGGCGAACAAAAGGCCTTTCTTCCGCCCAAGCTCGTCGCATATGTATTTCTCTATTTTTCCCATGAGCAAACAATCCATTTTCCCACCCTGTCCTAGAAGAGGTTCGAAAAAAGGTAATAAATACCTACCGCTGCCGGGATTCGCGCATCAAGTCAATTACGCGTTTCGCAAGTTCCATGCCATATCCCTGCTTTTGCATGGAAAGGAGCGCATTTCTGGCCTTCAGGACCACTGTATTTGAAGGGTCGAAAGTGGCTTTGGCCAACGAAGCAACTGCGGACTGGAGGTCGCTCCGCTTCGGCAATTCGGCAAGCTCGCACAGAATCTCAATCGAGCGCAGGCGAACTTTCTCCGAAGGGTCGTTTCTGAGCGCGGCGGATAAAAGCGAAATCTCGAACGGCACTTCCTTCTGCCTGAGACGCCTGCGTAGCGTCTTTATGGACTGCAGGCGGATTTCCTCCGTAGGGACGTCCTTAGATAAACACGAAATGGCCAATGGCACTTCCTTCTGCTTGAGAAGCCCGTACAAAATCTCGGCTGAAAAGAGACGGATTTTTTTTACGGGGTCGTTTCTGAGCGCGGCAGACAACAGCGAAATCGCAAACGGCACTTCTACCCAGTTAAGAAACCAGCAGAGTCCATTGAGGGCGCCGGCGTGCACTTCTACATCTTTGGCTGTAAGTCCAGCCGCTAAATATTTGAGCGCATTGGGGTCTATTTTTCTCTTTTGGCGAATGATTTCAGAAAGCGGAACGTCCTCAATTTTGTTGCGGCCAGAATGCCCCATCGGATGACCGCGAACCAGGGATCTTTGCTTCAGCGTGCCGCCAGCTATTCTTGGGTTATTGAGGCATGACCGGCACAATTCTAGTACCTCTTTCTCTGGGAGGGGCGGCTTTTCGCTGGGGCCGACACGGAAATTTTCTACCTTTGGCTCTGTGAGGGGTGGTTTTTTACTGGGACTTTTAGGGATTGGCGTGAGCGAAACGCGGAACTTGGACCTTTCCTTCGTTTTCGGAGTTCGCGCTGTTACTGGCCCCGGAGCTGGCGCTACAACTGGTTTCATGGTTAATAGTATGTGCGCCGAGGAATAAAAATGTTTACTTTTTCACATTTTCTACAACTTAGAGCAGGCCCGAGGATTTCGCCAGCTCTTTTATCCCTTCTTCGAGCGGACGCGGTTCGAAGCCCAGCTCTTTTTTCGCTTTGGAGCAGTTGAAAAGGCGGGGCTTGGCCAGGATGTTCACGTGCTCCGGAGTGATGATGGGTTTCCTTCCGGAGAGCGAGGCGCGCATTTCCTCCAGCTTCGCGAAAAGCAGCGCCAGGGAAAGCGGGATTCTCCTTTTTGGAGGCGGAACGCGCAGGATTTTCGCCGCTATTTCATATATGCGCTCCTGCGGGACGCTTTCGCCCGCGAGCACGTAAACCCCTGGTTTTGCGGAAATGGAAGCGGCTACCGCCTTTGCGACGTCTTCGACGTGCACGAACGAAACCGGGTTTATCCCTTCTCCGATTACGAACATCCTGCCCTTTTTCACCATCTTAAGTATGCGCGCGTAATCCTCGTATTGCGGGCCGTACATAGTCCCTATCCGCAGGGAGATTGAATTGCTGCGCCCCATCACCATTTTCTCGGCTTCGTGCTTGGTTTTGGCGTATGGGGTGTCCGGGTTCGGGACGGTGCTCTCGTCGGTCCGCCCAAGGAGGTCCTTCCCGTAGACTGAAATAGAGGAAGCGTATACCACTTTTGTTTTTTTGGGGAGCGCTGAGAGGATTCTTTTGGTGAGCAGGACGTTGCTCTCGTAAAGCTCCTTCCTGCTTTGGAAATTCATGGAGCCCGCGAGATGGATGAGCACGTCGCAGTCTGAGAGCGCGGACCTCAGGCTTTCAGAATTCTCGAAATCCACTGCCAATTCCTTGGGGAACTGCGTCCCGGTCGGTTTTCTGACAAGCGCTGTGGCTTCGGGCAACAGCAGTGATACTTCCTGGCCGAGCTTTCCGCTCGCGCCGGTTATCATTATGCGCATGAAATTATAGGTGCGGGAAGGATTAAAAAGGGTTAAAAATATAGTTGTATAAAGAATATTAGTGTGTTGTGATTTCGGGTGGTATCATGGTTAAAATCAGGGTCATTCTGCAGCTTGGTAAGACACGCTCCCTTACGCCTGACGAGCAACGGAAAAAGAGGTATGCTAAATCAGCCAAACAATTCGAAAGGTTGAAGGAACGGGCGGACGAATTGCCTGAAAAATTCAAAGGTCAACGGAACAACACGAGTGCGCAGTATGAAAACTATTGCAAAAACGTAACAGCACTATGCAGAACCGCAGCAACGAATGGTTTGATTCCTACGGAAGCGGAATCACTTTCCAGGCTGGTGGAGGAAGGAAATAAGATGAACGCGCTTGCCAATAGAAAGCTGCTCTTGGACCGCATTTCCCAATGGGCGGTGGGAGTTACGGGCCTGGCTGTAGCCGGCGCGATGCTTTTCCCCAAGGCAGTTGATGCGTACATGGGAACCAATTTTTCAGAGTTGCTTGCATCCGGGAGCGCAGAGCTTATGGTGCTGAAAGGGGCCGCCATAGCCGCGGAAATATATTGTTTGTGCAAATTCCTCAGCCCGCTCCAGAGGCTTGTGCGCGGGGTTTCCGCAGGGCTGGAAAAGCTTGAGGCGACGCTCAAGAATCAAGGCAAGGATTAAAACTTTAATCCGAGCAAGCTGGGCATGGCAGAATTCACGGTCACACCATGGGACGTCAGCGGCGCGATTGATTACGACAAGCTGATTCAGCAATTCGGGACGAAGAGAATAGACGGGGCGCTCAGGAAGAGGCTGGAAAGCGACGCTGGCGAACTTCATCCGATGCTGGAACGGGACTATTTTTTCTCGCACCGGGACCTGGATTTGGTGCTCAACGATTACGGAAAGAAGAAGGGCTTTTTCCTCTATACTGGCAGGGGGCCGAGCGGGCCGATGCACATCGGGCACCTCATCCCGCTCGTGTTCACGAAATGGCTCCAGGACAGGTTCGGAGTCAATTTGTATATCGAGATTACGGATGACGAGAAGTTCCTGGTGAAGCAGGAAATGAAATGGGAGGACACGCAGAGATACTCGCTGGAGAACATAATTGACATAATCGCCGTAGGACTGGACCCGGGAAAAACTTTCATTTTCAAGGATTCCGAATACATCAAAAATGTTTATCCGCTGCTGCTGAAAGTCGCGAAGAAAACCACGTTCAGCACCGCGCGCGCGGTCTTCGGGTTCAACGAGTCCACCAACATCGGGATAAGCTTTTATCCTGCTTACCAGGTGGTGCCCACGTTCTTCGAGAAAAAGAGATGCCTCATTCCGGCCGCGATAGACCAGGACCCGTATTGGAGGATACAGAGGGATGTGGCGGAGGGCTTGGGGTATTACAAGACTGCGGCGATACACAGCAAGTTCCTTCCTCCGCTCACTGGAGTGGAGGGGAAGATGAGTTCGAGCGTCGCTGATACCGCGATATGGCTTTCAGACGACGGGAAAACAGTGAAGAGCAAGATAAACAAATACGCGTTTTCAGGAGGGAAGGCGAACGTGGAGGAGCACAGGAAGCTGGGCGGGAACCCGGACATAGACGTTTCGTTCCAGTGGCTGAGCATATTCTTCGAGCCGGACGGCGCGAAGCTGAAAAAAATCAGGGAGGATTACGTTTCGGGGAAGATGCTGAGCGGGGAGATGAAGCAGATTCTGATTGAGAAAATAGACAGATTCCTTGTTTCGCACCGCGAGAAGCGGGAAAGGGCGAAGGAGCTCGTGCGCGAGTTCATGTACGACGGGAAATTGGCAAAGGAGATGTGGAAAAAGCAGTTCTAATTATTGAATAGATTTGGGGGGTAGCCAGCTCACTAGGCAAACAAAGATTTGATTTCTACGCGAAACGGGCACGAAACAGCAAGAGCAAATCCCTTGGATTTGACGGCTAGCGCGAGTGCAGCTTGCCTGCACCGCGCTACTGGTTTGGGCATGTGACGCGAGAGGGGTTTTTAAGGGGAAGCGAATTTCGGAATTTACCCCTTAAATGAGATGTGGAAAAAGCAGTTTTGAAAATCAGAACTGGGACTTGGGTTTTTTCTCCTTCACGCCCGTCATGTCCAGCGAAATTCCACCCTCATTTATCTCCAGAGGGACGATTCGGCTCATGTGCGGGACCCCTTTCATCTTCAGCACTTCAAGGGCGCGCTTCCTGCT
This portion of the Candidatus Micrarchaeia archaeon genome encodes:
- the pyrE gene encoding orotate phosphoribosyltransferase, whose translation is MNRKFIEFLVKNDVLKFGDFTLKSGRKSPYFINMGMLNSGKTSYELGVFFAQKMKKELGDDFDTVYGPAYKGIPLAVSVSIGMHKKLKMEKTWLFDRKEMKEHGDKSAFVGDGPRELQKLVMVDDVMTTGGTKEEAIAKLKSAANVQLKGIFIAVDREEKGKEKNAIKEFEELTGVKVYAIEKISSVFKYLHNREINGKMHVDDALFASFREYQKQYGARYV
- a CDS encoding geranylgeranylglyceryl/heptaprenylglyceryl phosphate synthase translates to MDCLLMGKIEKYICDELGRKKGLLFAVIDPLDYKDLDSAVKSAKNANEGGADIILVGGSTGVQGELLDTVTKRIKEDVNVPVVLFPGNIGTVTKYADALYFMSMLNSKNTYWITRAQMLAAPTVKQYGIEPLPVGYIVVEPGGTVGWVGEANLIPRDKPKLAAAMALGAQYMGFRFIITDAGSNPASGHIPLEMVKAVSSVLEVPYVVAGGIKTPEQAKNVLKSGADIIQVGTAFEESASVQKVREMVKAVREGAKLRTK
- a CDS encoding NAD-dependent epimerase/dehydratase family protein — its product is MRIMITGASGKLGQEVSLLLPEATALVRKPTGTQFPKELAVDFENSESLRSALSDCDVLIHLAGSMNFQSRKELYESNVLLTKRILSALPKKTKVVYASSISVYGKDLLGRTDESTVPNPDTPYAKTKHEAEKMVMGRSNSISLRIGTMYGPQYEDYARILKMVKKGRMFVIGEGINPVSFVHVEDVAKAVAASISAKPGVYVLAGESVPQERIYEIAAKILRVPPPKRRIPLSLALLFAKLEEMRASLSGRKPIITPEHVNILAKPRLFNCSKAKKELGFEPRPLEEGIKELAKSSGLL
- a CDS encoding tryptophan--tRNA ligase, giving the protein MAEFTVTPWDVSGAIDYDKLIQQFGTKRIDGALRKRLESDAGELHPMLERDYFFSHRDLDLVLNDYGKKKGFFLYTGRGPSGPMHIGHLIPLVFTKWLQDRFGVNLYIEITDDEKFLVKQEMKWEDTQRYSLENIIDIIAVGLDPGKTFIFKDSEYIKNVYPLLLKVAKKTTFSTARAVFGFNESTNIGISFYPAYQVVPTFFEKKRCLIPAAIDQDPYWRIQRDVAEGLGYYKTAAIHSKFLPPLTGVEGKMSSSVADTAIWLSDDGKTVKSKINKYAFSGGKANVEEHRKLGGNPDIDVSFQWLSIFFEPDGAKLKKIREDYVSGKMLSGEMKQILIEKIDRFLVSHREKRERAKELVREFMYDGKLAKEMWKKQF